One region of Drosophila teissieri strain GT53w chromosome 2L, Prin_Dtei_1.1, whole genome shotgun sequence genomic DNA includes:
- the LOC122625823 gene encoding uncharacterized protein LOC122625823, which translates to MAFVARRSSDGTVVDRQQVSSRGTVRPLSQSDISDEDSESGYTNRTYGAPTVRYVGQGDDQDAVEPQPETKSQAGEDFGDADNLQFEDSLEDNADISDSETDSILSFCKELDEDEANDALLSGMVSFAGGKPKAVDEVEAEDVDQRDMGMNKGDEAAATDTETVMNFDAQSLSSFGSCTPTVTQRGEAVDNLDNISGRTFFKQDELDSISSKTFFKEDNLDKLDALSSRTFHKQASLKDKRKHTPSYHEADLGQMSSRTYDLSNSGSNRIHDGSSMSTCSWSDMYRGALQPADGRSRVVPSLSLASANSNSSTYCKQLEETKERQGFEEWKAQKEAQKQKNLLAAKQERKKREAEAALQQVRAQERFEEWRRRKEQQQQQQQQKQKKASAASAPGSGSVSGSSAGPARKVLPPELTQKRLQEWERVKKEQQQLERERLRRLQSNKQKLEDERRQRSQGAWQNWMKHVDKRPKPVPLNQGFDTLRGTISNIYINPVQWVSNIDPQDAGRSR; encoded by the coding sequence ATGGCCTTTGTAGCGCGTCGGAGCAGCGATGGCACTGTGGTGGATCGCCAGCAGGTGTCCAGTCGGGGCACCGTGCGTCCACTTTCCCAGTCGGACATCAGTGACGAGGATTCGGAGTCGGGCTATACTAACCGCACCTATGGGGCACCCACTGTGAGGTATGTTGGCCAGGGTGACGATCAGGACGCGGTGGAACCACAGCCGGAAACGAAGAGCCAAGCTGGAGAGGATTTCGGGGATGCCGACAACCTTCAATTCGAGGATTCTCTGGAGGATAACGCCGACATCTCGGACAGCGAAACGGATTCCATTCTGAGCTTCTGCAAAGAactggacgaggacgaggccAACGATGCCTTGCTTAGTGGTATGGTGAGTTTCGCAGGCGGAAAACCGAAAGCTGTGGATGAAGTGGAGGCAGAAGATGTGGATCAACGGGACATGGGCATGAACAAGGGGGATGAGGCAGCTGCCACGGACACGGAGACCGTGATGAACTTCGATGCGCAGAGCCTGAGCTCCTTTGGCAGTTGCACGCCCACGGTGACGCAGCGCGGCGAGGCCGTCGACAACTTGGACAATATCAGCGGCAGGACATTCTTCAAGCAGGACGAGCTggacagcatcagcagcaagaCCTTCTTCAAGGAGGACAATCTGGACAAGCTGGATGCGCTGAGCAGCAGGACCTTCCACAAGCAGGCCTCCTTGAAGGACAAGAGGAAGCACACGCCCTCGTACCACGAGGCGGATCTGGGCCAGATGTCCAGTCGCACATACGACCTTAGCAACTCGGGCAGCAACCGCATCCACGACGGCTCCTCGATGTCCACCTGCAGCTGGTCGGACATGTACCGCGGTGCCCTGCAGCCCGCCGATGGACGCAGCCGAGTGGTGCCCTCTCTGAGCCTGGCCAGCGCCAACTCGAACTCGTCCACGTACTgcaagcagctggaggagacCAAGGAGCGCCAGGGCTTTGAGGAGTGGAAGGCACAGAAGGAGGCCCAGAAGCAGAAGAATCTGCTGGCCGCCAAGCAGGAGCGCAAGAAGCGGGAGGCGGAGGCGGCACTGCAACAGGTGCGTGCCCAGGAACGCTTCGAGGAGTGGCGACGCcgcaaggagcagcagcagcagcaacaacagcaaaagcagaagaagGCTTCCGCCGCCAGTGCGCCAGGTTCGGGCTCCGTTTCCGGCTCCAGTGCCGGTCCTGCCAGAAAGGTCCTGCCGCCGGAGCTAACACAGAAGCGGCTGCAGGAGTGGGAGCGCGtcaagaaggagcagcagcagttggaaAGGGAACGCCTGCGCAGACTGCAGAGCAACAAGCAGAAGCTGGAGGACGAACGGCGACAGCGCTCCCAGGGCGCCTGGCAAAACTGGATGAAGCACGTGGACAAGCGGCCCAAGCCGGTGCCCCTCAACCAGGGCTTCGACACGCTGCGCGGCACCATTTCCAACATCTACATTAACCCAGTGCAGTGGGTGTCCAACATCGATCCCCAGGATGCGGGGCGCAGTCGTTAG